In Camelus dromedarius isolate mCamDro1 chromosome 4, mCamDro1.pat, whole genome shotgun sequence, the following are encoded in one genomic region:
- the SCRN3 gene encoding secernin-3 isoform X1: protein MEPCSCDTFVALPPATVDNRIIFGKNSDRPCDEVQEIVFFPAAVHDNLKELLKCTYIEIDQVPETYAIVLSRPAWLWGAEMGANEHGVCIGNEAVWGREEVCDEEALLGMDLVRLGLERADTAEKALNVIVDLLEKYGQGGNCAEGRMVFSYHNSFLIADRNEAWILETAGKHWAAEKVQEGVRNISNQLSITTKIDREHPNMRNYAKQKGWWDGKKEFDFTAAYSYLDTAKMMISPGRYCEGYKLLNKHKGNITFKTMMEILRDKPSGINMEGEFLTTASMVSILPQDSNLPCIHFFTGTPDPERSVFKPFIFVPNILQLLDTSSPTFEFEDSVKKKPHFNIKPDRRHPLYQKHQQALKILNNKEEKAKAMLDNMRKLEKELFKEMESVLQNKHLDVDKIVNLFPQCTKDEIRIYKSNISS from the exons atggaacccTGTTCTTGTGACACTTTTGTGGCATTACCTCCAGCAACAGTTGATAATAggattatttttggaaaaaattcaGATAGACCCTGTGATGAAGTACAGGAGatagttttttttcctgctgCAGTTCATGACAACCTGAAAGAACTTCTTAAG TGTACTTACATAGAAATTGATCAAGTTCCTGAAACATACGCTATTGTCCTTAGTCGCCCAGCTTGGTTATGGGGGGCAGAAATGGGAGCCAATGAGCATGGAGTATGCATTGGGAATGAAGCCGTATGGGGAAGAGAAGAAGTCTGTGATGAAGAGGCACTACTAGGCATGGACCTTGTCAG acTTGGCCTTGAAAGAGCTGATACAGCGGAAAAAGCCCTCAATGTCATTGTtgatttattagaaaaatatggCCAGGGTGGAAACTGTGCAGAGGGTAGGATGGTATTTAGCTATCACAACAGTTTCCTGATAGCTGATAGGAATGAAGCCTGGATTCTGGAGACAGCAGGGAAGCACTGGGCAGCAGAAAAAGTACAAG AGGGAGTTCGTAATATTTCTAATCAGCTTTCTATAACGACCAAGATTGATCGGGAACACCCAAACATGAGAAACTATGCTAAGCAGAAAGGTTGGTGGGATGGTAAAAAGGAGTTTGATTTTACTGCAGCATATTCTTACCTTGACACAGCCAAGATGATGATTTCACCAGGCAGGTACTGTGAAGGCTACAAGCTTCTGAATAAACACAAAG ggaacataacttttaaaacaatgatgGAAATTCTCCGAGATAAACCAAGCGGTATTAATATGGAGGGAGAATTCCTGACCACTGCAAGCATGGTTTCTATTTTACCTCAAGACTCCAACCTTCCTTGCATTCACTTCTTTACAGGGACTCCTGATCCTGAGAG ATCTGTTTTTAAGCCTTTCATATTTGTGCCGAATATTTTGCAACTCTTGGACACGAGTTCACCCACGTTTGAATTTGAAGATTCAGTTAAAAAGAAGCCACATTTTAATATTAAGCCTGACAGAAGACACCCACTCTACCAAAAACATCAACAAgcattgaaaatattaaataataaggAG GAAAAAGCTAAAGCAATGTTGGACAACATGAGGAAACTGGAGAAAGAACTGTTCAAAGAGATGGAATCAGTCCTTCAAAACAAGCATCTTGATGTGGATAAAATTGTTAATCTTTTCCCTCAGTGTACAAAGGATgaaattagaatttataagtCAAATATTAGTTCTTAG
- the SCRN3 gene encoding secernin-3 isoform X2 has translation MEPCSCDTFVALPPATVDNRIIFGKNSDRPCDEVQEIVFFPAAVHDNLKELLKCTYIEIDQVPETYAIVLSRPAWLWGAEMGANEHGVCIGNEAVWGREEVCDEEALLGMDLVRLGLERADTAEKALNVIVDLLEKYGQGGNCAEGRMVFSYHNSFLIADRNEAWILETAGKHWAAEKVQEGVRNISNQLSITTKIDREHPNMRNYAKQKGWWDGKKEFDFTAAYSYLDTAKMMISPGRYCEGYKLLNKHKGNITFKTMMEILRDKPSGINMEGEFLTTASMVSILPQDSNLPCIHFFTGTPDPERSVFKPFIFVPNILQLLDTSSPTFEFEDSVKKKPHFNIKPDRRHPLYQKHQQALKILNNKEQ, from the exons atggaacccTGTTCTTGTGACACTTTTGTGGCATTACCTCCAGCAACAGTTGATAATAggattatttttggaaaaaattcaGATAGACCCTGTGATGAAGTACAGGAGatagttttttttcctgctgCAGTTCATGACAACCTGAAAGAACTTCTTAAG TGTACTTACATAGAAATTGATCAAGTTCCTGAAACATACGCTATTGTCCTTAGTCGCCCAGCTTGGTTATGGGGGGCAGAAATGGGAGCCAATGAGCATGGAGTATGCATTGGGAATGAAGCCGTATGGGGAAGAGAAGAAGTCTGTGATGAAGAGGCACTACTAGGCATGGACCTTGTCAG acTTGGCCTTGAAAGAGCTGATACAGCGGAAAAAGCCCTCAATGTCATTGTtgatttattagaaaaatatggCCAGGGTGGAAACTGTGCAGAGGGTAGGATGGTATTTAGCTATCACAACAGTTTCCTGATAGCTGATAGGAATGAAGCCTGGATTCTGGAGACAGCAGGGAAGCACTGGGCAGCAGAAAAAGTACAAG AGGGAGTTCGTAATATTTCTAATCAGCTTTCTATAACGACCAAGATTGATCGGGAACACCCAAACATGAGAAACTATGCTAAGCAGAAAGGTTGGTGGGATGGTAAAAAGGAGTTTGATTTTACTGCAGCATATTCTTACCTTGACACAGCCAAGATGATGATTTCACCAGGCAGGTACTGTGAAGGCTACAAGCTTCTGAATAAACACAAAG ggaacataacttttaaaacaatgatgGAAATTCTCCGAGATAAACCAAGCGGTATTAATATGGAGGGAGAATTCCTGACCACTGCAAGCATGGTTTCTATTTTACCTCAAGACTCCAACCTTCCTTGCATTCACTTCTTTACAGGGACTCCTGATCCTGAGAG ATCTGTTTTTAAGCCTTTCATATTTGTGCCGAATATTTTGCAACTCTTGGACACGAGTTCACCCACGTTTGAATTTGAAGATTCAGTTAAAAAGAAGCCACATTTTAATATTAAGCCTGACAGAAGACACCCACTCTACCAAAAACATCAACAAgcattgaaaatattaaataataaggAG caatga